The Lysinibacter cavernae genome has a window encoding:
- the rpsF gene encoding 30S ribosomal protein S6, with protein MTHQYELMVILDPELDERTVAPSLDKFLAVITNSGGSVDKVDIWGKRRLAYEINKKSEGIYAVVDFTATSEATDELDRQLGLSEAVIRTKVLRADEGIAQRAEQAERDAAKAARAAKATPKAAPKQDA; from the coding sequence GTGACGCATCAATACGAACTCATGGTCATCCTCGATCCAGAACTGGACGAGCGTACCGTGGCACCCAGCCTGGACAAGTTCCTCGCCGTCATCACCAACAGTGGTGGAAGCGTTGACAAGGTCGACATCTGGGGCAAGCGCCGTCTCGCCTACGAGATCAACAAGAAGTCTGAAGGCATCTACGCCGTCGTCGACTTCACTGCGACCTCAGAGGCCACCGATGAACTCGACCGTCAGCTTGGCCTGAGCGAAGCTGTTATTCGCACAAAGGTCCTGCGCGCCGACGAGGGCATTGCTCAGCGTGCTGAGCAGGCAGAGCGCGACGCAGCCAAGGCTGCCCGTGCCGCAAAGGCCACTCCAAAGGCTGCTCCGAAGCAGGACGCCTAG
- a CDS encoding sensor histidine kinase: MRNLKFTDPITGRPSLLLWILLSALAVALCAVSVPVHTVLYGIPLAIAFGVGIVQMGSIPLAIIRPRLAIVLTLVSTLVLPELSRSSVDAPWPWSVSSMLSTIAVISVLAFTSRWTYPLLTWLLSVAVSIVAIATSPTRYDSLDPSVTNSIVYIAISGGALAVALLLAQRRGIRAQLVQERQITATEQAKRELVEERSRIARELHDVVAHGMSVIQVQATSAKYRLPDMSDEVAAEFDDIGATARGALTEMRQLLGVLRGAATSDSAEAAELGPQPTLFEIPALVETSRRAGVPVSLVWQVAGDAAPPASVALTAYRIVQESLSNVVRHAPGADTTVTVEQGKVAVMVTVENRASQSGPVTDDRGGHGLMGMRERVQLVGGRLEHGVTSEGGYRVAASLPITS; encoded by the coding sequence ATGAGAAACCTCAAGTTCACCGACCCGATCACCGGCCGCCCGAGCTTGCTGCTGTGGATTCTGCTCAGCGCACTCGCGGTTGCTCTGTGCGCCGTCAGCGTGCCAGTGCACACCGTGCTGTATGGCATCCCACTTGCCATCGCGTTTGGCGTTGGGATCGTGCAGATGGGGTCCATTCCGCTCGCAATCATCCGCCCACGCCTGGCGATTGTACTGACCCTTGTTTCGACGCTTGTTCTGCCGGAGCTGAGCCGCTCCTCTGTTGATGCTCCTTGGCCGTGGTCTGTCTCCTCCATGTTGTCGACTATTGCGGTTATCTCGGTGCTGGCGTTCACCTCGCGGTGGACGTACCCGCTGTTGACTTGGCTCTTGAGCGTCGCGGTATCCATCGTGGCGATCGCCACCTCGCCAACCCGATACGACTCGCTCGACCCATCCGTGACCAACAGCATCGTGTACATCGCGATCTCCGGTGGTGCCCTCGCGGTGGCACTACTGCTCGCCCAGCGTCGCGGGATTCGCGCGCAACTGGTGCAGGAACGTCAGATCACCGCGACCGAGCAGGCCAAGCGCGAACTGGTTGAGGAGCGCAGCCGCATTGCGCGCGAATTGCACGACGTGGTTGCCCACGGCATGTCAGTGATTCAGGTGCAAGCGACCTCGGCTAAGTATCGGCTCCCAGACATGAGCGATGAGGTTGCCGCCGAGTTTGACGATATCGGGGCCACCGCACGAGGTGCCCTCACCGAGATGCGGCAGCTGCTCGGGGTGCTGCGGGGAGCCGCCACCTCAGACTCGGCCGAAGCCGCCGAGCTCGGCCCCCAACCAACGCTGTTTGAGATTCCGGCTCTCGTCGAAACGAGTCGACGTGCCGGCGTTCCGGTATCGCTCGTGTGGCAGGTTGCTGGCGATGCTGCCCCGCCAGCATCCGTCGCCCTCACCGCGTATCGCATCGTGCAAGAATCGCTCAGCAATGTGGTCCGTCACGCCCCTGGAGCGGACACGACGGTGACCGTCGAGCAGGGCAAAGTGGCAGTTATGGTCACGGTCGAAAATAGGGCATCACAATCAGGTCCCGTCACCGACGATCGTGGCGGGCACGGCCTCATGGGTATGCGGGAGCGAGTACAACTCGTCGGCGGTCGCCTCGAACACGGTGTAACCAGCGAAGGCGGCTATCGTGTAGCTGCATCGCTTCCCATTACCTCCTAG
- a CDS encoding response regulator — MNTTVVIADDQLMVRAGFAAILGAQPDIDVVGQASDGVEAVSLARSLKPDVVLMDVRMPNMNGIDATRELTQPTYGSHHIPKVLVLTTFDIDEYVNDALRAGASGFLLKDALPEDLIQAVRIVAAGDALIAPKVMKRLIEQFTQQPAVAGQASRAVELNGLTDREREVLVLIGRGLSNHEIAAQLFVAEQTVKTHVSKIFMKLGLRDRVQAVVLAYDTGLVEPSR; from the coding sequence GTGAACACAACCGTAGTTATTGCCGACGACCAGCTCATGGTTCGGGCTGGGTTTGCCGCGATCCTTGGCGCCCAACCAGACATCGACGTTGTTGGCCAGGCGAGCGATGGCGTTGAGGCTGTTTCGCTCGCCCGTTCGCTGAAACCGGACGTGGTGCTCATGGATGTCCGCATGCCGAACATGAACGGCATCGATGCCACCCGCGAACTCACGCAGCCAACGTACGGTAGCCACCACATCCCAAAGGTGTTGGTGCTCACCACGTTTGATATCGACGAATACGTCAACGACGCGCTCAGGGCTGGTGCAAGCGGGTTCCTCCTCAAGGATGCACTGCCGGAAGACCTCATTCAGGCCGTACGCATCGTGGCCGCGGGCGATGCCCTCATCGCCCCGAAAGTAATGAAACGCCTCATCGAGCAGTTCACGCAGCAGCCAGCGGTAGCCGGCCAGGCTTCACGGGCCGTTGAACTCAACGGTCTCACCGACCGCGAGCGCGAGGTGCTTGTGCTCATTGGGCGGGGCCTTTCGAACCACGAGATTGCCGCGCAGCTGTTTGTGGCAGAGCAGACGGTCAAGACGCACGTCAGCAAGATCTTCATGAAGCTCGGGCTGCGCGACCGGGTGCAGGCGGTTGTACTTGCGTATGACACGGGTCTTGTCGAACCCTCACGATAG
- a CDS encoding acyltransferase family protein, translating to MTAVAQHPGANTRPAQRATRTAAALPATTSTRPESSPQRAAQPHRDRSIDLVRAVLLVIVVALHAFMVGVSNGAEGIVLGNATEGQEWFVPVTWVVQIMPLFFLIGGFSSITHWRRMREKGHSSSDYVISRLQRLVIPGVVLAAVVGIGLLAMTLAGVPADIVATAGFRISQPLWFLGVYILCSGLVPTMVRLHEWRPVPSMLALIGLAAAVDVARFATGIDAIGFANLLFVWLAVQQAGFWLADGRFERIRPRTQLILAGAGLVVLAMLTIEGPYSADMLQNLNPPTVTLVALGTTQLFVFTLIRKPLRHLATVPRVSKTIDVLGAHSMTVYLWHMPVLIMLAGGLLLSGVELVEPMSQGWWDSRTLWLAVVGLAVVPVARVFGRVEKARFQAPRVGNSAFSGILSAAAVLLGAGGVLTLLITGISLEGALIATGLMAASVGTIVLAQKRSYAPIPRPTN from the coding sequence ATGACCGCCGTCGCCCAGCATCCGGGAGCCAACACACGGCCTGCGCAACGCGCCACCCGCACGGCTGCTGCGCTGCCGGCCACAACGTCAACTCGACCAGAGTCATCCCCCCAGCGGGCCGCACAGCCTCACCGCGACCGCAGCATCGACCTCGTCAGGGCCGTCCTGCTCGTGATCGTCGTCGCCCTGCACGCCTTCATGGTGGGAGTCAGCAACGGGGCGGAGGGCATTGTGCTCGGCAACGCAACCGAGGGGCAGGAGTGGTTTGTTCCGGTGACCTGGGTTGTGCAAATCATGCCGTTGTTCTTTCTGATCGGCGGCTTTTCGAGCATCACGCACTGGCGGCGAATGCGAGAGAAGGGTCATTCATCAAGCGATTACGTCATCAGCCGATTGCAGCGACTTGTGATCCCCGGCGTGGTGCTGGCCGCCGTCGTTGGGATTGGTCTGCTCGCGATGACCCTCGCGGGCGTTCCAGCCGACATCGTTGCGACTGCAGGATTCCGGATTAGCCAGCCCCTCTGGTTCCTCGGCGTCTACATCCTGTGCTCTGGCCTTGTGCCAACGATGGTGCGATTGCACGAGTGGCGCCCGGTGCCGTCAATGCTGGCGCTCATTGGACTCGCAGCGGCTGTGGATGTTGCGCGCTTCGCCACAGGCATCGACGCGATCGGCTTCGCGAACCTGCTCTTTGTTTGGCTCGCGGTGCAGCAGGCCGGCTTCTGGCTGGCCGATGGCCGCTTCGAACGCATCCGCCCACGCACCCAGCTCATCCTCGCTGGCGCGGGCCTTGTTGTACTCGCCATGCTGACGATTGAAGGGCCATACTCGGCAGATATGCTGCAGAACCTTAACCCCCCAACGGTCACGCTCGTTGCGCTTGGCACCACGCAGCTGTTTGTCTTCACGCTCATTCGGAAGCCCCTGCGGCACCTGGCAACCGTTCCCCGCGTGAGCAAGACCATCGACGTCCTCGGCGCCCACTCGATGACGGTGTACCTGTGGCACATGCCGGTGCTGATCATGCTCGCTGGCGGGCTGCTGCTGAGCGGCGTTGAGCTGGTCGAGCCGATGAGTCAGGGCTGGTGGGATTCTCGCACTCTGTGGCTCGCGGTCGTTGGGCTCGCGGTTGTTCCCGTTGCTCGCGTGTTTGGCCGCGTCGAGAAAGCCCGTTTTCAGGCACCGCGCGTTGGCAACTCTGCGTTCAGCGGTATCCTCTCGGCCGCAGCCGTGCTGCTCGGGGCCGGAGGGGTGCTTACGCTCCTCATCACTGGAATTTCGCTCGAGGGTGCCCTCATCGCAACCGGGCTCATGGCGGCATCCGTCGGCACGATCGTGCTCGCGCAGAAGCGTTCATATGCCCCGATTCCCAGGCCCACGAACTAG
- a CDS encoding long-chain-fatty-acid--CoA ligase: MSRYEHKPWLTSYAEGVPAEIDTPTQSLVDMLDASVKKFGSNTALQFFGATTTYSELAEQVARAAEGLRKLGVRAGDRVALVLPNCPQHVIAFYAALRLGAIVIEHNPLYTARELRHQFEDHGARVAIVWDKVHDTVSDFPADIPVDTIVSVNMSEALPFAKRLALRLPVPKARATRAAMTAVPSAKNVFTWKNLLKNRKISSRHPRPTVDDIALLQYTSGTTGHPKGAILTHSNLRANAMQGQAWVPGLLQGKETFYGVLPLFHAYGMTLCLTFAMSIGARLVLFPNFDVDMVLEASRSTPPTFLPAVPPIYEQLARASERRGADLSSIRFAISGAMSLPVATVTRWEEATGGLLVEGYGMTESSPVALGNPMGPSRRPGTVGVPFPSTSIRVVNPDNPDEDRDEGETGELLIQGPQVFKGYWGRDDETEATLLPGGWLRTGDIVTVSPDGFVTVIDRVKEIIITGGFNVSPSEVEETLLRHPDIEGAAVVGLPRSSGGEDVSAAVILRPGTVFDSEAIRDFCRTNLATYKVPKRIVQVDELPKSLIGKVLRRKVRDSLIESRGR; encoded by the coding sequence ATGTCCCGCTACGAACATAAGCCTTGGCTCACCTCCTATGCCGAGGGTGTTCCCGCAGAAATCGATACCCCAACTCAATCGCTTGTTGACATGCTGGATGCGTCGGTCAAGAAGTTCGGCAGCAACACTGCGCTGCAGTTCTTTGGCGCGACCACGACCTACAGCGAGCTCGCCGAGCAGGTGGCCCGCGCGGCCGAGGGGCTCCGAAAGCTGGGCGTGCGCGCCGGTGACCGGGTTGCTTTGGTCCTGCCAAACTGCCCGCAGCACGTCATCGCGTTTTATGCCGCGCTGCGCCTCGGTGCCATCGTCATTGAACACAACCCGCTGTACACGGCCCGCGAACTCAGGCACCAGTTTGAGGACCACGGCGCACGGGTGGCCATTGTTTGGGACAAAGTACACGACACCGTGAGTGATTTCCCTGCGGATATTCCGGTCGACACCATCGTTTCGGTGAATATGTCGGAGGCCCTGCCGTTTGCAAAGCGCCTCGCACTCCGCCTGCCGGTGCCGAAGGCCCGTGCGACGCGGGCAGCGATGACGGCAGTCCCATCCGCAAAAAACGTATTCACCTGGAAAAACCTGCTCAAGAACCGCAAAATCTCAAGCCGTCACCCTCGACCAACCGTCGACGACATCGCGCTGTTGCAGTACACCTCTGGCACAACCGGTCACCCAAAGGGAGCCATCCTGACTCACAGTAACCTGCGGGCAAATGCCATGCAGGGACAAGCCTGGGTTCCCGGCCTGCTGCAAGGCAAGGAGACGTTCTACGGCGTACTCCCCCTGTTCCACGCCTACGGGATGACGCTCTGCCTCACCTTTGCCATGAGCATCGGCGCCAGGCTTGTGCTCTTCCCGAATTTTGACGTTGACATGGTGCTTGAGGCATCGCGCTCGACTCCCCCAACGTTCCTCCCCGCCGTCCCGCCCATCTACGAGCAGCTCGCGCGGGCATCCGAACGACGCGGCGCCGATCTATCAAGCATTCGCTTCGCTATTTCTGGAGCCATGTCACTTCCCGTTGCAACCGTCACTCGCTGGGAAGAAGCAACCGGTGGATTGTTGGTCGAGGGATACGGGATGACCGAGTCGTCACCGGTGGCGCTTGGCAACCCGATGGGGCCTTCGCGGCGGCCCGGCACCGTCGGCGTGCCGTTTCCGAGCACCAGCATCCGCGTGGTGAACCCAGACAATCCCGACGAAGACCGCGACGAAGGCGAGACGGGCGAGCTGCTCATTCAGGGTCCGCAGGTGTTCAAAGGATACTGGGGCCGCGACGACGAAACCGAGGCAACCCTGCTTCCCGGCGGTTGGCTGCGCACCGGCGACATCGTGACGGTTTCGCCCGACGGCTTTGTGACCGTCATCGATCGGGTCAAAGAGATCATCATTACTGGCGGCTTTAACGTGTCGCCATCCGAGGTCGAAGAGACCCTTCTGCGGCACCCAGACATCGAGGGTGCAGCCGTTGTTGGCCTCCCCCGCAGCTCCGGAGGTGAGGATGTTTCGGCCGCCGTCATCCTTCGCCCCGGTACGGTATTTGATTCCGAAGCCATTCGCGACTTCTGCCGAACCAACCTCGCAACCTACAAGGTTCCCAAGCGCATCGTGCAGGTTGACGAACTTCCGAAATCGCTGATCGGCAAAGTGCTTCGCCGCAAGGTGCGCGACTCGCTCATCGAGAGCCGCGGACGCTAA
- a CDS encoding glycosyltransferase, translating into MSANSSQPVPLRVALISSHTSPLSIPGQGDAGGLNVQVLSLAVELVRMGHSVDIITRRTHREQPAVEVTAEGITVRALTAGPLAPVPKEDLPAVLTHMSERIAELGPYDIYHSHYWLSGVAALPVAESLNAPHILNLHTVAALKNQHLAPGDRPEPQSRIDAERSISERSELITGSERERHSLISDYHLQPARVHHISPGVDTALFRPALPRHPALLDAGPYVVTLGRVQPLKGQDLAVEILAALPKSVRPLLVIAGEPTPGNEAYAESLRGLAARLGVTDSVRFLPAQTREHAAQLLSGAELAIVPSHSETFGLVALEAAAAGTPVLAQRITGLAESVVSGVTGILFEGREPSVWAEKIASLLNDEASLVSLSTSARTAAESRSWPRHARRVSDVYLAALNR; encoded by the coding sequence ATGTCGGCCAACAGCAGCCAGCCAGTTCCTCTGCGTGTTGCCCTCATCTCGTCACACACCTCTCCCTTGAGCATCCCAGGACAAGGGGATGCCGGCGGCCTCAACGTACAGGTACTCTCGCTGGCAGTCGAACTCGTCCGGATGGGCCATTCCGTCGATATCATCACGCGAAGAACCCACAGGGAGCAACCGGCTGTTGAGGTCACCGCCGAAGGCATCACCGTGCGCGCGCTCACGGCAGGGCCACTCGCTCCCGTACCAAAAGAAGACCTCCCCGCAGTGCTCACCCACATGAGCGAGCGGATCGCCGAGCTCGGCCCATACGACATTTATCACTCGCACTACTGGTTGTCTGGCGTTGCCGCGCTTCCCGTAGCCGAGTCGCTCAACGCACCGCACATCCTGAATCTGCACACCGTGGCCGCCCTCAAGAATCAGCACCTCGCGCCAGGAGACAGGCCGGAGCCCCAGTCACGCATTGACGCAGAGCGCAGCATCAGTGAGCGCTCCGAGCTCATCACTGGCAGCGAGCGCGAGCGCCACAGCCTCATTAGCGACTACCACCTGCAGCCAGCCCGGGTACATCACATATCCCCTGGCGTTGATACCGCGCTCTTTCGGCCAGCTCTCCCCCGGCATCCTGCACTTCTGGATGCCGGGCCGTACGTCGTGACCCTCGGGCGGGTGCAGCCGCTGAAGGGGCAAGATTTGGCGGTCGAGATCCTTGCCGCACTTCCGAAGAGTGTCCGCCCCCTGCTTGTCATCGCCGGCGAACCAACCCCGGGTAATGAGGCGTATGCCGAGTCGCTTCGTGGGCTCGCGGCACGCCTTGGTGTCACCGACTCCGTGCGATTTCTACCAGCCCAGACCAGGGAGCACGCCGCGCAGCTACTGAGCGGGGCGGAACTCGCGATCGTCCCGTCCCACTCCGAAACCTTTGGGCTCGTGGCCCTCGAGGCTGCGGCGGCAGGCACTCCCGTACTCGCGCAGCGCATCACGGGCCTCGCCGAGTCGGTTGTCAGCGGCGTAACCGGCATCCTCTTTGAGGGACGGGAACCAAGCGTCTGGGCAGAAAAAATCGCTAGCCTCCTCAACGACGAGGCGAGCCTTGTTTCGCTGTCGACGAGCGCGCGCACCGCGGCCGAGTCACGGTCATGGCCACGGCACGCCCGCCGCGTTTCTGACGTGTACCTGGCAGCGCTCAACCGCTAG
- a CDS encoding DUF2871 domain-containing protein, producing the protein MKRLFIAAFCYLVVGLASGVYYREITKINDFSGETQLSVLHTHLLTLGVIVLLIALALERVFNVSHSQKLNTWFFWLYNGGLIVTVAMMTINGTFRVFGTTTGAAVSGIAGLGHILMSAGLIVYFVALGRSLKRVEAEAA; encoded by the coding sequence ATGAAACGCCTATTTATCGCTGCATTCTGTTACCTCGTTGTTGGTCTCGCCTCTGGCGTCTACTACCGAGAGATCACCAAGATCAACGATTTCTCTGGCGAAACGCAGCTTTCAGTGCTGCACACCCATCTCTTGACCCTCGGCGTCATCGTCTTGCTCATCGCCCTCGCTCTTGAGCGCGTGTTCAACGTGTCCCACAGCCAAAAACTCAACACGTGGTTCTTCTGGCTGTACAACGGAGGGCTCATTGTGACGGTTGCCATGATGACCATCAACGGAACGTTCCGCGTCTTTGGCACAACAACGGGTGCCGCGGTTTCTGGCATCGCCGGGCTTGGACACATCCTCATGTCAGCCGGACTCATTGTGTACTTCGTTGCGCTTGGCCGCAGCCTGAAGCGCGTCGAAGCTGAAGCTGCCTAG
- a CDS encoding PIG-L deacetylase family protein gives MPRSTPNHREDSARSGLSTSAGAPWAAARHVLVLHAHPDDETIATGGTLAMLAATDIGLTLVTATRGERGEVVDGPLSALEGTAELGPYREGELARALRVLGVSDQRFLGSARARRDGLEPRVYRDSGMQWGPDGLAIADPTASADSFCLSSFDEAFDDLLEVAKDVEPDVVISYNSIGGYGHPDHVRCYELAVALASQTGARLLQVIPLDTAESHVPADGIPVYRNELGDWFETKREALRQHRTQLTVDGDDLVHSGGQRQAIGRTELFEG, from the coding sequence ATGCCACGCTCGACGCCTAATCACCGCGAGGATTCCGCACGAAGCGGCCTGAGCACGTCAGCAGGTGCGCCGTGGGCCGCCGCACGGCATGTGCTCGTGTTGCACGCGCATCCAGACGACGAGACGATCGCAACTGGCGGCACACTCGCGATGCTCGCTGCCACCGATATTGGCCTCACCCTCGTGACGGCCACCCGTGGCGAGCGGGGTGAAGTGGTCGATGGGCCCCTGAGCGCGCTTGAGGGCACGGCCGAGCTTGGCCCGTATCGCGAGGGCGAGCTCGCGAGGGCGCTTCGAGTGCTCGGCGTGAGCGATCAGCGTTTTCTCGGATCTGCCCGTGCCCGCCGAGACGGGCTCGAACCGAGGGTCTATCGGGATTCTGGGATGCAGTGGGGTCCTGATGGCTTGGCCATTGCTGACCCAACCGCGTCGGCCGATTCCTTTTGCCTGTCATCCTTTGACGAGGCCTTTGACGACCTGCTTGAGGTGGCCAAAGACGTCGAACCAGACGTTGTCATCAGTTATAACTCGATCGGCGGATACGGGCATCCAGACCACGTCCGCTGCTACGAACTTGCCGTTGCCCTTGCCTCGCAAACCGGTGCGAGGCTGCTGCAGGTGATTCCGCTGGATACCGCCGAATCCCACGTGCCGGCCGACGGAATCCCCGTCTATCGGAATGAACTGGGTGATTGGTTTGAGACCAAACGAGAGGCGCTGCGCCAGCATCGCACCCAGCTCACCGTTGACGGTGACGACCTTGTGCATTCGGGAGGGCAGCGCCAGGCCATCGGTCGCACCGAGCTCTTCGAAGGCTAG
- a CDS encoding CCA tRNA nucleotidyltransferase yields MLNMADALSALQQLATSPVAATLSEAFAEAGHELALVGGPVRDAMLGRPVNDLDFTTSADPDEILRIVKPHSSAQWDVGREFGTIAAKVGDETVEITTYRADSYDADSRKPEVVFGDNIEGDLRRRDFTVNAMALLLPEIKLVDPFGGVEDLLAGVLRTPGTPEQSFSDDPLRMMRAARFASQLSFAVADDVRDAMEHMSQRLEIISMERIREELSKLLCTDNPRPGMTLLVDSGLMELFLPEVPALKLTQDDHKRHKDVYEHSLTVVDQAIDLEHERFPDAEPDLVLRLAALLHDIGKPPTRRFEGGGVVTFHHHDVVGSKMAKKRLRELRYDNDTIKAVARLVELHLRFFGYSDAPWSDSAVRRYVRDAGPYLEQLHILVRADVTTRNVRKADRLAFAYDDLEERIRVLSEEEELQAVRPDLNGEQIMELLEIAPGPIVGKAYKFLLELRLDEGPLGEEEATRRLKEWYATLDA; encoded by the coding sequence ATGCTGAATATGGCAGACGCCCTGTCTGCGCTCCAACAACTTGCCACGTCCCCCGTCGCCGCGACGCTCTCAGAAGCGTTTGCTGAGGCGGGTCACGAACTGGCCCTCGTCGGTGGACCCGTTCGAGACGCCATGCTCGGCCGTCCGGTCAACGATCTTGACTTCACAACATCAGCTGACCCCGACGAAATCTTGCGCATTGTGAAGCCGCATTCTTCAGCACAGTGGGATGTTGGCCGCGAGTTTGGCACGATCGCGGCCAAGGTTGGCGACGAAACGGTTGAGATCACGACCTACCGGGCTGACAGCTACGACGCAGACTCTCGTAAACCCGAGGTTGTCTTTGGCGACAACATCGAGGGGGACCTGCGCCGCCGAGACTTTACCGTGAACGCGATGGCGTTGCTTTTGCCGGAAATCAAGCTTGTTGACCCGTTTGGTGGGGTTGAGGACCTCCTTGCCGGCGTTCTACGGACGCCAGGAACCCCAGAGCAATCGTTTAGCGACGACCCGCTGCGGATGATGCGGGCGGCGCGGTTTGCCTCACAGCTCAGCTTTGCAGTTGCCGACGATGTGCGTGATGCCATGGAGCACATGTCTCAGCGCCTCGAGATCATCTCGATGGAGCGCATCCGCGAGGAACTCAGCAAACTCCTGTGCACCGATAACCCAAGGCCAGGAATGACGCTCCTTGTCGATTCCGGACTCATGGAACTCTTCCTCCCCGAGGTGCCGGCGCTGAAACTTACGCAGGACGATCACAAGCGGCACAAGGACGTTTACGAGCACAGCCTCACGGTTGTTGACCAGGCGATTGATCTTGAGCACGAGCGCTTCCCTGATGCCGAGCCCGATCTGGTGCTGCGTCTTGCTGCCCTGCTCCACGACATCGGCAAGCCTCCGACCCGCCGGTTTGAAGGCGGCGGGGTTGTGACGTTCCACCACCACGACGTGGTCGGGTCAAAGATGGCAAAGAAGCGCCTTCGGGAGCTTCGCTACGACAACGACACCATCAAAGCGGTCGCCCGTTTGGTTGAGTTGCACCTGCGCTTTTTTGGCTATTCGGATGCGCCCTGGTCTGATTCGGCCGTGCGCCGCTACGTTCGTGATGCCGGTCCGTACCTTGAACAGCTACACATCCTCGTTCGTGCGGATGTCACGACTCGCAACGTACGGAAGGCCGACCGCCTGGCGTTTGCCTATGACGACCTTGAGGAACGCATACGCGTGCTGAGCGAGGAAGAAGAGTTGCAGGCCGTTCGACCTGACCTCAACGGTGAGCAAATCATGGAGCTGCTTGAGATCGCTCCCGGCCCCATCGTTGGTAAGGCCTATAAGTTCTTGCTGGAGTTGCGGCTCGACGAGGGACCCCTCGGTGAAGAGGAAGCCACTCGCCGTCTGAAGGAATGGTATGCCACGCTCGACGCCTAA